A single Coriobacteriia bacterium DNA region contains:
- the def gene encoding peptide deformylase — MNVIIYPGPALKQRAAEVDPSTDPSLPELAAQMARVMYDAPGIGLAATQIGVIKRVVVYDLGDESPRPVALCNPVITSTGDQTEVDDEGCLSFPGISVPVERYLSVTCEAVSLAGEPVTIQAEGLHARLLQHEIDHLDGVVIIDRAAPEERKAALRRFREALEAGATPGQTDIESSGDRPVAG, encoded by the coding sequence ATGAATGTGATCATCTACCCCGGTCCGGCGCTCAAGCAGCGTGCCGCCGAGGTCGACCCCAGCACCGACCCCTCGCTGCCTGAACTTGCGGCTCAGATGGCGCGGGTCATGTATGACGCTCCTGGAATCGGTCTGGCTGCGACCCAGATCGGGGTCATCAAGCGCGTGGTTGTGTACGACCTCGGGGACGAAAGTCCTCGTCCGGTCGCCCTGTGCAACCCGGTGATCACCTCGACTGGAGACCAGACCGAAGTCGATGACGAGGGGTGCCTTTCGTTCCCGGGGATCTCGGTTCCCGTAGAGAGGTACCTGTCGGTGACCTGTGAGGCGGTGTCGCTCGCCGGAGAGCCTGTCACGATTCAGGCCGAGGGGCTGCACGCCCGACTGCTGCAGCACGAGATCGACCATCTTGACGGAGTCGTCATCATCGACCGGGCGGCGCCTGAAGAACGCAAGGCCGCCCTCCGGCGCTTTCGTGAAGCGCTTGAGGCGGGAGCCACGCCGGGGCAGACAGACATCGAGTCTTCCGGAGACCGCCCGGTCGCCGGATAG
- the priA gene encoding primosomal protein N', translating to MFSTEAADVARLMSAASAMLGESPIVEGVFRIAQVAQVIVDVAARELDRAFDYAVPVGMDVAVGHCVAVDFGNRPAVGYVVGLSQTSPFERLKPLSAVLGGPFFDAEASRVAEWISQEYVCPLSEAVRLFTPPGATPKAVRSLADDGSVTWNLKRPGVGPVDDRWVSLIEGSLYEPSRRATTQRAILDALVAGPVRVAELTADLGSVGSALVALAKAEAIEITSLRRTRGHAMALKSAPRHANLTDGQQAALDAIMGSLDGRPGVIALDGVTGSGKTEVYLRAIEHVISLGRTACVLVPEISLTPQTVGRFRSRFGEDVAVLHSRLTPGERLDQWDRVADGLAHVVVGARSALFAPLGNLGIVVIDEEHESSYKQESAPRYHARDVAVRLCEEKGATLVLGSASLSMETRLRGEEGAWRKVELPARVSGRALPPVTVVDLAAVFASGNRSMLSGELCSALGAVRESAEKAVLFLNRRGFASFLLCRECGHVPSCDSCSTSMTYHEVGSRLSCHHCAAVRAVPPVCPECGSPYLRQFGAGTQRVEAELESAFPGWPVVRMDADTTTGRGAHERLLAAFESERSAVLLGTQMIAKGLDYPAVTLVGVISADVTLNLPDFRAGERAYQLLEQVAGRAGRGDVQGRVIVQTYWPEHPAVRAAAAHDPRLFYEAESRTRLALGYPPYGRLVNVLVRGRDSSSVSRHAGESADALLRALPAGWTVLGPSPAPLSRVKGVWRWHVLVKGPRDAAVGEIVSSALKPVRQTKDVVTVLDVDPLSLM from the coding sequence GTGTTCTCAACCGAGGCCGCTGACGTCGCACGCTTGATGTCGGCGGCCTCGGCTATGCTGGGCGAATCACCGATTGTCGAGGGGGTGTTCAGGATCGCACAAGTGGCTCAGGTGATTGTGGACGTTGCCGCCCGCGAGCTCGATCGCGCCTTCGACTACGCGGTGCCGGTAGGTATGGATGTCGCAGTCGGGCACTGTGTAGCCGTGGATTTCGGCAACCGTCCCGCTGTTGGCTATGTGGTCGGGCTCAGCCAGACCTCTCCCTTTGAGCGGCTCAAGCCCCTGTCCGCGGTGCTCGGTGGGCCCTTCTTCGACGCAGAAGCCAGTCGCGTGGCGGAGTGGATCTCCCAAGAGTACGTGTGCCCATTGTCTGAGGCGGTCAGGCTCTTCACGCCTCCGGGCGCAACCCCGAAGGCCGTGCGCAGCTTGGCTGACGATGGTTCTGTGACCTGGAACCTGAAACGCCCGGGCGTGGGCCCCGTGGATGATCGATGGGTGAGTCTGATCGAAGGCAGTCTCTATGAGCCGTCCCGAAGAGCCACGACCCAAAGAGCGATCCTCGATGCGCTGGTGGCCGGACCCGTTCGCGTCGCGGAGTTGACCGCGGACCTCGGCAGCGTCGGCTCCGCGCTGGTGGCACTTGCCAAGGCTGAGGCGATTGAGATCACGTCTCTCAGGCGCACCCGCGGTCACGCTATGGCTCTCAAGTCAGCACCCCGGCACGCGAACCTCACCGACGGGCAGCAAGCCGCGCTCGATGCCATCATGGGCAGCCTCGACGGGAGACCCGGGGTGATTGCGCTTGATGGTGTCACGGGCTCCGGAAAGACCGAGGTCTACCTGCGCGCAATCGAGCATGTCATCTCGCTTGGGCGCACCGCGTGCGTGCTGGTTCCTGAGATATCCCTCACGCCACAAACCGTCGGGCGGTTCCGCTCGCGCTTCGGCGAGGACGTTGCCGTTCTCCATTCCCGGCTGACGCCCGGCGAGAGACTCGACCAGTGGGACCGCGTCGCAGATGGGTTGGCCCATGTTGTCGTCGGCGCCCGATCCGCGCTGTTCGCACCGCTGGGGAATCTCGGAATCGTCGTGATCGATGAGGAGCATGAGTCCTCCTACAAGCAAGAGTCCGCTCCCCGCTACCATGCCCGTGACGTCGCCGTTCGGCTGTGCGAGGAGAAAGGCGCCACCCTCGTACTGGGCAGCGCGAGTCTGAGTATGGAGACCAGATTGCGAGGCGAAGAGGGGGCATGGCGAAAGGTGGAGCTGCCAGCTCGCGTCAGTGGGCGCGCACTGCCGCCTGTCACGGTCGTCGACCTCGCAGCGGTGTTCGCTTCGGGCAATCGGTCGATGCTATCGGGTGAGCTTTGCAGTGCCCTTGGCGCGGTACGCGAATCTGCCGAGAAGGCCGTCCTGTTTCTCAATCGACGCGGCTTCGCCTCGTTTCTGCTGTGCCGTGAATGTGGACACGTTCCCTCCTGCGATTCTTGCTCGACGTCGATGACCTACCACGAGGTGGGGTCACGCCTTTCGTGCCATCACTGCGCGGCCGTCAGGGCGGTACCACCCGTTTGTCCTGAGTGCGGCAGTCCCTACCTCAGGCAGTTCGGCGCGGGGACCCAAAGGGTCGAGGCCGAACTGGAATCAGCCTTCCCGGGGTGGCCTGTCGTGCGCATGGACGCGGATACGACCACGGGACGCGGCGCTCACGAGCGTCTGCTGGCAGCGTTTGAGTCAGAGCGGTCCGCCGTCCTGCTGGGAACACAGATGATCGCCAAGGGCCTCGATTACCCTGCGGTGACCCTCGTCGGGGTGATCTCTGCCGACGTGACCCTGAATCTTCCCGACTTTCGTGCAGGCGAGCGCGCGTATCAACTGCTCGAACAGGTTGCCGGACGCGCTGGTCGTGGAGATGTCCAAGGACGGGTCATCGTGCAAACCTACTGGCCCGAGCATCCAGCGGTCAGGGCGGCTGCGGCCCACGACCCCCGCCTATTCTACGAAGCTGAGTCACGGACCAGGTTGGCGCTCGGGTACCCGCCTTACGGGCGGCTCGTCAATGTGCTCGTGCGGGGTCGCGATTCATCCTCGGTGAGCCGACACGCGGGCGAATCCGCAGACGCCCTTCTGCGGGCGCTACCCGCCGGATGGACTGTCCTTGGGCCAAGTCCCGCGCCACTGTCTCGGGTCAAGGGGGTGTGGCGATGGCACGTCTTGGTCAAGGGTCCCCGAGACGCCGCCGTGGGAGAGATTGTGTCGTCAGCCCTCAAGCCTGTTCGCCAGACGAAAGACGTCGTGACGGTGCTGGACGTTGATCCCTTGAGCCTGATGTGA
- the metK gene encoding methionine adenosyltransferase, whose translation MSEREYLFTSESVTEGHPDKMCDQISDAILDAIYAREIELEAEGRGDLENARVACETLITTGLVVVSGEIRTKAYIDVPAVVRDVIKDIGYTRAKFGFDYETCGVITTIHEQSADIAMGVDESFEVQHGKGCDPIDLVGAGDQGMMFGYACNETPHLMPMPIYLAHRLAERLTAVRKAGVLDYLRPDGKSQVTVKYVDGKPVSVEKILISTQHADGVDIQELLRPDLIEHVIKPVLDLEGIPYANAEIFVNPTGRFVIGGPMGDTGLTGRKIIVDTYGGMGRHGGGAFSGKDCTKVDRSAAYAARWVAKNVVAAGLADRCEIELAYAIGVAHPLSILVETFGTERVPVGRIEEAVLSTFDLRPGAIIRDLELRRPIYRKTAAYGHFGRDDKDFTWERTDRVDALAAAAGLND comes from the coding sequence ATGTCAGAGCGAGAGTACCTGTTCACGTCAGAGTCGGTGACCGAGGGTCACCCCGACAAGATGTGCGACCAGATATCCGACGCCATTCTCGATGCCATCTACGCTCGTGAGATCGAGCTTGAGGCTGAGGGTCGCGGCGATCTTGAGAACGCGCGCGTTGCCTGCGAGACCCTCATCACCACGGGTCTTGTGGTAGTCAGCGGCGAGATTCGCACCAAGGCCTACATCGACGTCCCCGCTGTCGTGCGTGACGTCATCAAGGACATCGGGTACACCCGAGCCAAGTTCGGCTTCGACTACGAGACCTGCGGCGTGATCACCACCATTCACGAGCAGAGCGCGGATATCGCGATGGGCGTCGATGAGAGTTTCGAAGTCCAGCACGGCAAAGGGTGCGACCCGATCGACCTCGTGGGCGCAGGCGACCAGGGCATGATGTTCGGCTACGCGTGCAACGAGACTCCCCACCTGATGCCCATGCCGATCTACCTTGCGCATCGACTCGCCGAGCGCCTCACTGCGGTTCGCAAGGCGGGGGTTCTGGACTACCTACGGCCCGATGGCAAGTCCCAGGTCACGGTCAAGTACGTCGACGGCAAGCCCGTGTCGGTCGAGAAGATCCTCATCTCCACCCAGCACGCCGACGGCGTCGACATCCAAGAGCTGCTTCGCCCCGATCTCATCGAGCACGTCATAAAGCCCGTACTGGACCTCGAAGGCATTCCCTACGCGAACGCCGAGATCTTCGTGAACCCCACCGGTCGGTTCGTCATCGGTGGCCCCATGGGCGACACCGGCCTCACGGGCCGCAAGATCATCGTCGATACGTATGGCGGTATGGGCCGTCACGGGGGAGGGGCTTTCTCCGGCAAGGACTGCACCAAGGTGGACCGTTCGGCCGCCTACGCGGCGCGCTGGGTCGCCAAGAACGTCGTTGCCGCAGGCCTCGCTGATCGCTGCGAGATCGAGCTTGCCTACGCTATCGGCGTCGCCCACCCGCTGTCCATCCTTGTTGAGACATTCGGGACCGAGCGGGTGCCCGTGGGCCGTATCGAAGAGGCCGTCTTGTCCACGTTCGATCTTCGCCCCGGAGCGATCATTCGCGACCTGGAGTTGCGTCGCCCGATCTATCGCAAGACCGCCGCGTACGGGCACTTCGGGCGCGACGACAAGGACTTCACGTGGGAGCGCACCGACCGCGTTGATGCCTTGGCTGCGGCAGCAGGACTCAACGACTAG
- a CDS encoding phosphate-starvation-inducible PsiE family protein: MPSSQANAIQRYLNKIVFGIEVVVSAALVVLSVLALVTLSMQILEVSLDGLSLNAGEFTLVISTVLEVFILIELFRIAIAYMLHRNVIPTVMEAALVAVARKFVIFGPKEDFLNVALGLSALLLALAASWWLLKQSDACALDDHA, translated from the coding sequence GTGCCCAGTTCACAGGCGAATGCCATTCAGAGGTACCTCAATAAGATCGTCTTCGGAATCGAGGTCGTCGTCTCTGCGGCGCTGGTTGTTCTGAGCGTGCTGGCGCTTGTGACCCTGAGCATGCAGATTCTTGAAGTCTCGCTTGACGGACTTTCGCTGAACGCCGGCGAGTTCACCTTGGTCATCTCCACGGTGCTTGAGGTGTTCATCTTGATCGAGCTATTCAGGATCGCGATCGCCTACATGCTGCATCGCAACGTGATTCCTACCGTCATGGAGGCCGCCCTCGTGGCCGTGGCGCGGAAGTTCGTCATCTTCGGTCCGAAAGAGGACTTTCTGAATGTCGCCTTGGGGCTGTCGGCACTCCTGCTGGCACTCGCCGCCTCTTGGTGGCTGTTGAAACAATCCGATGCCTGTGCGTTGGACGACCACGCCTGA
- the gltX gene encoding glutamate--tRNA ligase, whose amino-acid sequence MSVRVRFAPSPTGTLHLGGARTAIYNWAFARRNAGVLVLRIDDTDPERSTAENTEQILRSLRWLGVDWDEGPEVGGDHGPYFQTQRGPAYADALERMKSTGNAYPCFCSPDELAAKRDLARSAGGFSGYDRTCRDAAGAHERVAAGEPHVWRLAVPLGRGPVIVDDAVRGATEFPIEAMDDFVLARSDGSPTYNFATVVDDATMEITHIIRGDDHLANTPRQILVFEALGHAVPAFAHLSMIWGADGKKLSKRHGATSVEAYEEMGFLPQAMLNYLALLGWSLDGETTIVPPEVLKATFSLDRISKNPAIFDPDKLEWMNGAYLREMGDGEFVDAIAPWLIRAGLTTAQDVSGRRDWYRALAPLIAERVKRLDEVAEKVRFFFEEPVIDEDTRDKVLAKEGAPEALQAAADALEACDFTASSIEEALRLVPEAVGVKPKVAFQAVRVAVTGSTVSPPLFETLELLGKQTSLARIEAARVLLSQPRI is encoded by the coding sequence TTGTCCGTTCGAGTCCGTTTCGCGCCCTCGCCCACAGGCACCCTCCACCTTGGAGGCGCACGAACCGCCATCTACAACTGGGCGTTTGCGCGCAGGAACGCCGGCGTGCTCGTGCTGCGCATCGACGACACCGACCCCGAGCGCTCGACGGCCGAGAACACCGAGCAGATCCTTCGGTCGCTCAGGTGGCTTGGCGTTGACTGGGACGAGGGTCCTGAGGTCGGTGGCGACCACGGCCCGTACTTCCAGACGCAGCGTGGCCCCGCTTACGCGGACGCACTGGAGCGCATGAAGTCCACCGGTAACGCCTACCCCTGTTTCTGCTCCCCCGACGAGCTCGCCGCCAAACGGGACCTCGCGAGGAGCGCCGGGGGATTCTCAGGCTACGATCGGACGTGCCGCGACGCCGCGGGCGCTCACGAACGAGTCGCCGCTGGCGAACCGCACGTGTGGCGCCTTGCGGTGCCGCTTGGCCGGGGTCCGGTCATTGTCGACGATGCGGTACGTGGTGCCACCGAGTTCCCGATCGAAGCGATGGACGACTTCGTCCTTGCGCGAAGCGACGGATCTCCCACCTACAACTTCGCCACCGTTGTTGACGATGCCACTATGGAGATCACGCACATCATCCGCGGCGACGATCACCTGGCCAACACCCCACGTCAGATCCTTGTGTTCGAGGCGCTGGGCCACGCGGTTCCGGCGTTTGCCCACCTGTCGATGATCTGGGGGGCGGACGGCAAGAAACTCTCCAAGCGTCACGGGGCCACCTCCGTCGAGGCGTACGAGGAGATGGGTTTCCTGCCCCAGGCGATGCTCAACTACCTTGCGCTGCTGGGCTGGTCTCTCGACGGCGAGACGACCATCGTTCCGCCCGAGGTTCTCAAGGCCACCTTCTCCCTGGATCGAATCTCCAAGAACCCGGCCATCTTCGATCCTGACAAGCTCGAGTGGATGAACGGTGCCTACCTTCGGGAGATGGGCGACGGTGAGTTCGTGGATGCGATCGCGCCCTGGCTGATCCGCGCAGGCCTGACTACCGCTCAGGACGTATCCGGGCGGCGCGACTGGTACCGCGCTCTGGCCCCGCTGATAGCCGAGCGTGTGAAGCGACTGGATGAAGTGGCCGAGAAGGTCAGGTTCTTCTTCGAGGAGCCCGTCATCGACGAAGACACCCGCGACAAGGTCCTCGCCAAGGAGGGCGCTCCCGAGGCACTTCAGGCGGCCGCAGATGCGCTCGAAGCATGCGACTTCACGGCATCGTCCATCGAAGAGGCGCTTCGTCTGGTCCCTGAGGCGGTGGGCGTGAAGCCCAAGGTGGCCTTCCAGGCTGTCCGCGTGGCAGTGACCGGTAGTACCGTGTCGCCTCCCCTTTTCGAGACGCTTGAGCTGCTGGGGAAGCAGACGTCGCTTGCCCGCATCGAAGCTGCCCGTGTACTGCTCAGTCAGCCTCGCATCTGA
- a CDS encoding glutamine--tRNA ligase/YqeY domain fusion protein: MNSETSPSPERTDFIREIVAADLLEGRCESVVTRFPPEPNGHLHIGHAKSICLNFGIANEFGGRCHLRMDDTNPVKEEQEYVDAIQTDVRWLGFDWGEHLYFASDYFEQLYDWACHLVSTGNAYVDDLTAEEIREHRGTLKDPGKPSPWRDRSPEENLELFARMRAGEFATGEKVLRARIDMASGNINLRDPIIYRIMHAEHPRTGDTWCIYPTYDFAHGQSDAIEHITHSVCTLEFQDHRPLYDWFIEHLPVPSTPHQYEFARLNLTHTVLSKRVLLRLVNDEHVRGWDDPRMPTLSGLRRRGFPAQGLRDFAAMIGVAKSDGVVEIEMLEHCVRSVLNRTAQRRFAVLDPLKVVIENFPEGLVEMMDAPNNPEDPDAGTREVPFTRELWIEREDFMEDPPKKFFRLAPGREVRLRSAYFITCNEVIKDPMGKVIELRCSYDESTRGGSAPDGRRPKATLHWVSAAHAIEAEVRLYDHLFAVAYPGSEGRDLFDDLNPASETIERGCFVEASLLQVPVGQTVQFERVGYFCPDPDSGSGALVFNRTLSLKDSWAKLQSQGRHDAP; encoded by the coding sequence ATGAACAGTGAAACGAGTCCCTCCCCCGAGCGTACCGACTTCATCCGCGAGATTGTGGCAGCTGACCTGCTCGAAGGACGCTGCGAGTCCGTTGTCACGAGGTTCCCGCCGGAGCCCAACGGGCATCTCCACATCGGCCACGCGAAATCCATCTGCCTGAACTTCGGCATCGCCAACGAGTTCGGTGGCCGATGCCACCTGCGCATGGACGACACCAACCCCGTCAAGGAAGAGCAGGAGTACGTCGACGCGATTCAGACCGACGTGCGCTGGCTGGGCTTTGACTGGGGCGAGCATCTGTACTTCGCCTCGGACTACTTCGAGCAGCTCTACGATTGGGCATGCCATCTGGTGAGTACCGGAAACGCGTACGTCGACGACCTCACCGCCGAGGAGATTCGCGAGCATCGCGGCACGCTCAAGGACCCGGGCAAGCCCAGCCCGTGGCGCGATCGTTCGCCTGAGGAGAACCTCGAGTTGTTCGCCCGAATGCGTGCCGGAGAGTTCGCAACCGGCGAGAAGGTCCTTAGGGCGCGCATCGATATGGCTTCCGGCAACATCAACCTGCGCGATCCGATCATCTATCGCATCATGCACGCGGAGCATCCTCGCACGGGTGACACGTGGTGCATCTATCCCACGTATGATTTCGCACATGGTCAGTCCGATGCGATCGAACACATTACTCATTCGGTATGCACGCTGGAGTTCCAGGACCACCGACCACTGTACGACTGGTTCATCGAGCATCTTCCGGTGCCTTCGACGCCTCACCAGTACGAGTTCGCACGTCTCAATCTGACGCACACGGTGCTTTCCAAGCGCGTGTTGCTCCGGCTTGTGAACGATGAGCACGTGCGCGGCTGGGATGACCCCCGCATGCCGACTCTGTCGGGGCTGCGGCGACGCGGCTTTCCCGCCCAGGGACTTCGCGACTTCGCCGCGATGATCGGCGTGGCCAAGTCTGACGGGGTCGTCGAGATCGAGATGCTGGAACACTGCGTTCGCAGCGTGCTGAATCGCACCGCTCAGCGTCGTTTCGCAGTCCTTGACCCGCTGAAGGTCGTGATCGAGAACTTCCCCGAGGGACTCGTCGAGATGATGGATGCACCCAACAACCCGGAGGATCCGGACGCCGGAACCCGTGAAGTGCCGTTCACGCGCGAGCTGTGGATCGAGCGCGAGGACTTCATGGAGGACCCCCCCAAGAAGTTCTTTCGTCTGGCTCCGGGACGCGAGGTTCGGCTGCGGTCCGCGTACTTCATCACCTGCAACGAGGTCATCAAGGATCCGATGGGCAAGGTGATCGAGCTGAGGTGTAGCTACGATGAGTCGACACGCGGGGGCTCAGCTCCCGACGGGCGGCGACCCAAGGCAACGCTTCACTGGGTTTCGGCGGCACATGCGATCGAGGCCGAAGTCAGGCTGTACGACCACCTGTTCGCCGTTGCCTACCCTGGCTCCGAAGGTCGTGACCTCTTCGACGATCTCAATCCGGCATCAGAAACGATTGAGCGCGGTTGCTTCGTCGAGGCATCGTTGCTCCAGGTTCCCGTGGGCCAGACCGTCCAGTTCGAGCGGGTAGGATACTTCTGCCCTGATCCGGACTCCGGGAGCGGTGCCCTCGTCTTCAACCGCACGCTGTCACTTAAGGACTCCTGGGCCAAGCTGCAGTCCCAGGGCCGTCACGACGCGCCGTAG